Part of the Variovorax sp. PAMC 28711 genome is shown below.
GTCGTCGGGCAACACGATGTGGAAATGGTCTTCGATGGCGAAGACGAATTCGGCGATGGACAAGGAGTCAAAGCCCTTTTCACGCATCGAAACGTCCGGGTCCAGCGAGGCGGCTTCGAGGCCGTACTTTTCCTGGATCAGGTCCTGCAATTCTTTCAGCGAACTCATGGCGTGTTGTGCGTTGTCGCGCCCGGTGAGGGGTCGGCTTCTGTTGGGTTGACGATCGATGATAGCTGCAGGGGCTTCGGGCGCCAGTGCAAGGACGCCCACGCAAATACGATGCCGAGCACGCTGCCGGCCACCACGTCGAGCACCACGTGCTGCTTGATCGCGAGGGTCGACCACACGATCGCAGCGAACCAGAGGACGTTCAGCCACCGGAACGCCGCAGGCGAGCCGGTCTCGCGAAAGAGCGACTCGAGATGGATGAGCGTGAACATCGCAATCGCCACGTGCATGGAAGGGAAGGCATTGCCCGCCGCGTCCACGCCCTGCAGCGTCGCGAAGCCCGGAAAGCCCGACACGTCGAGGGTCAACGGCATGACGGCCGTCGGCCAGAAATAGAAAACCGCAAGCCCGACCGCGGACATGGCAGAGGCCCACAGACCGTAAACGAGCAGTTCGATGAAGGTGCGCTGCAGCCCGGGCGCGACACCGACGTAGAACCACAGCGAGAGATAGGCATAGAGCAATTGCGGCTGGAACGGAATCCAGAGATCGAGCGCGGTCAGCGGCATGACCAGCGGCGGCTCTGCTGGGTTGCGCAGCAGATAGAAATAGCCGATGAAAAAGAGCCAGATGAAG
Proteins encoded:
- a CDS encoding acyl carrier protein — encoded protein: MSSLKELQDLIQEKYGLEAASLDPDVSMREKGFDSLSIAEFVFAIEDHFHIVLPDDNPNIDTLGELAALVDKVRAAKTA
- a CDS encoding phosphatase PAP2 family protein: MVNTLQTAPDWRTDIGQRMRHLFLLKLVGTTAFIWLFFIGYFYLLRNPAEPPLVMPLTALDLWIPFQPQLLYAYLSLWFYVGVAPGLQRTFIELLVYGLWASAMSAVGLAVFYFWPTAVMPLTLDVSGFPGFATLQGVDAAGNAFPSMHVAIAMFTLIHLESLFRETGSPAAFRWLNVLWFAAIVWSTLAIKQHVVLDVVAGSVLGIVFAWASLHWRPKPLQLSSIVNPTEADPSPGATTHNTP